A single genomic interval of Chrysemys picta bellii isolate R12L10 chromosome 8, ASM1138683v2, whole genome shotgun sequence harbors:
- the NMNAT2 gene encoding nicotinamide/nicotinic acid mononucleotide adenylyltransferase 2, which produces MTETTKTHVILLSCGSFNPITKGHIQMFERARDYLHKTGRFIVIGGIVSPVHDSYGKQGLVSSRHRLTMCQLAVQSSDWIRVDPWECYQDTWQTTCSVLEHHRDLMKRVTGCILSNVNTPSMTPVIGQPQNESPQPIYQNSNISNKPTAAKILGKMGESLSRICCVRPPMERFTFVDENANLGTVMRYEEIELRILLLCGSDLLESFCIPGLWNESDMEVIVGDFGIVVVPRDGTDTDRIMNHSSILRKYKNNILVVKDDVNHPMSVVSSTKSRLALQHGDGHVVDYLSQPVIDYILKSQLYINASG; this is translated from the exons AAAGAGCCCGGGATTATCTGCACAAGACTGGAAGGTTCATTGTAATTGGTGGAATCGTCTCACCTGTACATGACTCCTATGGGAAGCAG GGCCTGGTCTCCAGCCGACACCGTCTGACCATGTGCCAACTGGCCGTCCAGTCCTCTGACTGGATCAG GGTGGACCCCTGGGAGTGCTATCAGGACACCTGGCAGACTACCTGCAGCGTACTGGAACACCACCGAGATCTGATGAAG CGAGTGACTGGCTGCATCCTCTCCAATGTGAACACACCTTCCATGACCCCAGTGATTGGACAGCCCCAGAATGAGTCTCCACAGCCCATTTACCAGAACAGCAACATTTCCAACAAGCCCACAGCAG caaAGATCTTGGGGAAGATGGGAGAAAGCCTGAGCCGGATTTGCTGTGTCCGTCCGCCAATGGAGCGCTTCACTTTTGTGG ATGAGAATGCAAATTTGGGGACCGTGATGAGATACGAGGAGATTG AGCTTCGTATCTTATTGCTTTGTGGCAGTGACCTGCTGGAGTCCTTCTGTATCCCAGGCCTCTGGAATGAGTCTGAC ATGGAGGTGATTGTCGGGGACTTTGGGATCGTGGTGGTGCCCCGGGACGGCACAGACACAGACCGGATTATGAACCATTCCTCAATACTCCGCAAGTACAAA AACAACATCCTGGTCGTGAAGGACGACGTGAACCATCCAATGTCTGTCGTCAGTTCAACTAAAAGCAG ACTGGCCCTGCAGCATGGGGATGGACACGTTGTGGATTACCTGTCTCAGCCCGTCATCGACTACATCCTCAAGAGCCAGCTGTACATCAACGCCTCTGGTTAA